A single region of the Lacerta agilis isolate rLacAgi1 chromosome 9, rLacAgi1.pri, whole genome shotgun sequence genome encodes:
- the LOC117052625 gene encoding CD209 antigen-like protein C → MAPKPAAPPAAAAEKGKPGAAPPTKPKALWKIPVKIGWIFLGIFAFICFCVLVTTAFLFYKMNKEKGSPLDQPMQKLRTAMATGLRKNNLITDNPLKVAEEVTNLPQHIADAETLYNERKVKYQNLFKKGARSSGGWKLFGKNLYYISKGKKTWYDAENFCMSRDAHLASILTDEEQTYITSQLISPAWIGLTDESEEGNWEWTDGSRLITQYWSVGNPNSWQNYGDTEEDCASIIPSSREKNWSECNCHELHSWVCKESLDTGEL, encoded by the exons ATGGCCCCCAAGCCGGcggcaccaccagcagcagcggcAGAAAAAGGGAAACCCGGCGCTGCTCCTCCTACCAAACCAAAAGCACTCTGGAAAATCCCCGTCAAGATTGGATGGATATTTCTTGGGATTTTTGCCTTCATCTGCTTTTGCGTCTTGGTCACAACGGCCTTCCTCT TTTATAAGATGAATAAAGAAAAGGGGAGCCCACTTGATCAGCCAATGCAAAAACTGAGGACCGCAATGGCAACCGGGCTAAGAAAGAACAATCTCATCACTGACAATC CCTTGAAGGTAGCTGAAGAAGTCACGAACCTGCCACAGCACATAGCGGATGCCGAAACCCTCTACAACGAGCGGAAAGTAAAGTACC AAAACCTCTTCAAGAAAGGTGCAAGATCGTCTGGCGGCTGGAAGCTTTTCGGGAAGAATCTCTACTACATTTCAAAAGGCAAAAAGACCTGGTATGATGCCGAGAACTTCTGCATGTCCAGAGATGCACATTTGGCCTCCATCCTGACTGATGAAGAACag ACCTACATCACTTCTCAACTCATCTCTCCTGCCTGGATTGGCCTTACAGATGAAAGTGAGGAAGGCAACTGGGAGTGGACAGATGGCTCCAGATTAATAACACA GTATTGGTCTGTTGGCAATCCAAACAGCTGGCAGAACTATGGAGACACAGAGGAAGATTGTGCTTCCATTATTCCTTCATCTAGAGAAAAAAATTGGAGCGAGTGTAACTGCCATGAACTTCACAGTTGGGTTTGTAAGGAGAGCCTAGACACGGGAGAATTGTAA